The genomic window TACCTTAAATTCCTGCAATGTTTTCCACCACCGCCTTTCTGGTAACTACAGTTCCCGCCCTGCCTTCGGCTCCGAGCAGGGCATTGCCCAGGGAAGTGATGACAGCCATTCTCCCGCCATTTTCCACAAACTTTAGAGCGGCCTTTACTTTAGGACCCATGCTGCCTGCCTTGAAATGACCCTGTTCATAATAGTCTGAAAGCTCCTCAGCGGTAACCGCGGTCAGATTTTGCTGTAGATGTGTCTTATAATTTATCGCCACATGGGACACATCGGTTAGGATGAGCAGCACATCCGCGTCTACTTCCTCCGCCAGTTTTTCCGCGGCCAGGTCCTTGTCTATAACCGCGTCTATACCGGTAACTTCCCCCGTATCTCTTACCGCCACCGGAATGCCACCACCCCCGGATGCGATGACAACAGCCCCGTGATTTATCAGGGCTTTTACCGCCGAAATTTCAAGAAGGCCCCCGGGCGGGGGAGACGGCACCACGCGCCGCCATCCGCGACCGCTGTCTTCCTTCCAGACTTCGCCTCTGTCTTTTTGAGCTTTCATGGCCTCCTGTTGCGAATAAAAAGCTCCTATGGGCTTCGTGGGATTTGAAAAGGCGGGGTCCTTTGTATCCACTATGACTTGAGATACCAGGGTAACAACGGTCCTGTCGATACCCAGCTTCCTGAATTCATTGTAAAGTGCCTGCTGCACCATGTATCCTATCATACCCTGGGACATGGCACCGCATACAAAGAGCGGCATAGGGGGAATCCCGCCGTATTCCCCCATGCTCTGCTGCTGGAGTATTCTCCCAACCTGGGGACCGTTGCCGTGGGTTATGACAAGCCTGTTTCCCTTCAGTATAAGCCGCGCCAGTTGGGATGCCGTGATTTTCACATTTTCCATCTGCTCTTCAAAGGTGCCCTTCTGGCCAGGCTGCAGTATGGCATTTCCACCCAAGGCTACCACAATAGTCCCGGGCA from Biomaibacter acetigenes includes these protein-coding regions:
- the arcC gene encoding carbamate kinase, which translates into the protein MPGTIVVALGGNAILQPGQKGTFEEQMENVKITASQLARLILKGNRLVITHGNGPQVGRILQQQSMGEYGGIPPMPLFVCGAMSQGMIGYMVQQALYNEFRKLGIDRTVVTLVSQVIVDTKDPAFSNPTKPIGAFYSQQEAMKAQKDRGEVWKEDSGRGWRRVVPSPPPGGLLEISAVKALINHGAVVIASGGGGIPVAVRDTGEVTGIDAVIDKDLAAEKLAEEVDADVLLILTDVSHVAINYKTHLQQNLTAVTAEELSDYYEQGHFKAGSMGPKVKAALKFVENGGRMAVITSLGNALLGAEGRAGTVVTRKAVVENIAGI